One Polyangiaceae bacterium DNA window includes the following coding sequences:
- a CDS encoding SUMF1/EgtB/PvdO family nonheme iron enzyme, which translates to MDRTIGTIAVDGGPEERHAGDATRHCIGDQALVRTTDMGGAKQDQTLEEAIEFASTYLPAADAATNRSDEPARVTLPGRYVDLGRIAAGAFGEVRRVRDTLLDRVVAMKLLHAEHASAGHLRQRFWVEVQITAQLQHPGIVAVYDRGELADGRAWYTMKEIRGRTLRDVIDEVHAAADPNAFGPTASGWTFRRLVDAFGRIVQAVAYAHRRGIVHRDLKPENMMVGEFAEVLVMDWGLARRLGRAAEHEGFTGEFGATASAALTQHGDILGTPAYMSPEQARGALSLHGPPSDVYSLGAVLYSLLSGRPPYEGLSSREVLRAVLEGPPKPVAEASEHAAPLPRELCAICERAMQREITQRYPDAAAMSEDLVAWLDGVRLREQALEALHQARAYEPEITRLRGEARAMRALSRSMQNDVRPRDPVEKKIPAWDMEDEAKRLGRLAALSETKWLEAVHGSLSVDPGLPEAHALLADHYRQRLVEAERDHRDEDAARAEELLRIHDRGQHAAFLRGDGRLTLVTDPPGAEVFVDRYELQHRRLVPVPEGLLGKTPLACVPLRRGSYLLRIRAPGRVEVRYPVLIERDGFWDGVDPGQDKPFPIHLPMENELLPNEIYVPAGYAWTGGDPDAPDGLPARRVWIDAFVIGRYPVTNEEYLAFLNDLVQQGRETEALEACPRAHHGMVLDSEHAFAYARDEKGLFQLRKEHAGTIWQLRGPVMSISWQNAVAYSAWLMAKRDLPYRLPNELEREKAVRGVDARRFSWGDHFDATFACVMASQGETPAAAEVTAYPMDESPYGMRGGSGNTRDFCGNSWTMEGPAIREGRLLIEAPPTDDYEYRSCRGGAWNSVENLNRAAGRLVARPNVRRNTTGVRVARSYSP; encoded by the coding sequence ATGGACCGAACTATTGGAACCATCGCCGTCGACGGTGGACCCGAGGAGCGACATGCGGGCGATGCTACTCGGCATTGCATTGGCGATCAAGCTTTGGTACGCACGACGGACATGGGCGGCGCGAAGCAGGACCAAACGCTGGAAGAAGCCATCGAATTCGCCAGCACGTATCTTCCCGCCGCGGATGCAGCGACCAACCGAAGCGACGAACCCGCCCGCGTGACGTTGCCCGGGCGATACGTGGACCTGGGACGAATCGCGGCAGGCGCGTTTGGCGAGGTGCGTCGAGTTCGCGATACACTGCTCGATCGTGTCGTCGCCATGAAGCTGCTCCATGCTGAACACGCTTCTGCGGGTCACTTGCGACAACGGTTTTGGGTCGAGGTGCAAATCACGGCGCAGCTTCAGCATCCGGGTATCGTGGCCGTGTACGATCGCGGCGAGCTCGCGGATGGCCGGGCGTGGTACACGATGAAGGAAATCCGAGGCCGGACATTGCGCGACGTGATCGACGAAGTGCATGCGGCAGCGGATCCGAATGCTTTTGGCCCGACGGCATCGGGATGGACGTTTCGCAGGCTCGTGGACGCTTTCGGGCGCATTGTGCAAGCGGTCGCGTATGCGCATCGTCGCGGCATCGTGCATCGGGACTTGAAGCCCGAAAACATGATGGTCGGCGAATTCGCCGAAGTGCTCGTGATGGATTGGGGATTGGCGCGACGTTTGGGCCGAGCGGCCGAACATGAAGGTTTTACCGGGGAATTCGGCGCTACGGCTTCCGCGGCGCTCACCCAACATGGCGACATTTTGGGCACGCCTGCGTATATGTCGCCCGAGCAAGCTCGCGGCGCGCTTTCATTGCATGGTCCGCCGAGCGACGTGTATTCGCTGGGCGCGGTTCTGTATAGTTTGCTGAGCGGGAGGCCACCATACGAGGGCTTGTCCTCGCGTGAAGTGCTCCGCGCGGTGCTCGAGGGACCGCCGAAACCCGTTGCCGAAGCGTCCGAACATGCGGCGCCGTTGCCTCGAGAATTGTGTGCCATTTGCGAACGGGCGATGCAGCGCGAGATAACGCAGCGATATCCCGATGCAGCGGCCATGTCGGAGGACCTCGTGGCATGGCTCGACGGGGTTCGCCTGCGGGAACAGGCGCTCGAAGCATTGCATCAAGCGCGAGCGTACGAACCGGAGATCACGCGATTGCGTGGCGAAGCTCGGGCCATGCGGGCCCTTTCGCGATCGATGCAGAACGACGTGCGGCCGCGTGATCCCGTGGAAAAAAAGATTCCCGCGTGGGACATGGAGGACGAGGCGAAGCGGCTGGGTCGACTGGCAGCGCTTTCCGAAACGAAATGGCTCGAAGCGGTGCATGGTTCGTTGAGCGTTGATCCAGGTTTGCCCGAGGCGCATGCGCTGTTGGCGGACCATTATCGGCAGCGGCTCGTGGAGGCCGAGCGTGATCACCGCGACGAAGACGCAGCGCGCGCGGAAGAATTGCTGCGCATTCACGATCGAGGACAACACGCGGCATTCTTGCGCGGCGATGGACGGTTGACGCTGGTCACGGATCCTCCGGGTGCCGAGGTCTTCGTCGATCGATACGAATTGCAACATCGGCGCTTGGTCCCCGTGCCGGAAGGTTTGCTCGGAAAAACGCCGCTCGCCTGCGTGCCCTTGCGGCGAGGCAGTTATCTCTTGCGTATTCGTGCGCCGGGACGAGTGGAAGTGCGGTATCCGGTGCTGATCGAGCGGGACGGGTTTTGGGATGGCGTGGACCCTGGTCAAGACAAACCATTTCCGATTCATCTGCCAATGGAAAACGAGCTTTTGCCGAACGAAATCTACGTGCCTGCCGGGTATGCGTGGACGGGCGGAGATCCGGACGCGCCGGATGGTTTGCCGGCAAGGCGCGTATGGATAGACGCTTTCGTCATTGGTAGATATCCCGTGACGAATGAAGAGTATTTGGCATTTTTGAATGATTTGGTACAGCAAGGGCGCGAAACCGAAGCACTCGAGGCGTGTCCTCGCGCGCATCATGGCATGGTGCTCGATTCGGAGCACGCGTTTGCGTATGCGCGCGATGAGAAGGGACTGTTTCAATTGCGAAAGGAGCACGCAGGGACGATTTGGCAGCTCCGCGGACCGGTCATGTCGATAAGTTGGCAGAATGCCGTCGCCTATTCCGCATGGCTGATGGCCAAGCGTGATTTGCCCTATCGATTGCCCAACGAGCTCGAACGCGAGAAGGCCGTGCGAGGCGTCGATGCGCGACGTTTTTCCTGGGGAGACCATTTCGATGCAACGTTCGCGTGCGTCATGGCCAGTCAAGGTGAAACCCCTGCCGCCGCCGAAGTGACGGCTTATCCCATGGACGAAAGTCCCTACGGAATGCGGGGAGGCTCAGGCAATACGCGCGATTTCTGTGGCAACTCGTGGACGATGGAAGGTCCAGCGATACGCGAGGGTCGATTGCTCATCGAGGCCCCGCCAACAGACGATTATGAGTATCGTTCGTGTCGTGGAGGTGCTTGGAACAGCGTGGAGAATCTAAATCGTGCGGCCGGAAGGCTCGTGGCGCGTCCCAACGTTCGTCGCAATACGACGGGGGTTCGCGTGGCGCGATCATACTCCCCCTAA
- a CDS encoding caspase family protein, protein MNQNYALIIGVHEYRDYDPSGNADIPGARNDARAWVRSCLSIGFSPRSIRVLASPPLSAAELGPGAEGVQFGAADRDSIIDGLTWLSEQIGGDAAATGLMTFSGHGDAGNDGCPLLCPANLTNSLEEVIDVAAIRAKAAGKVKGNLTAMLDCCHAQVEPSSTIRGKLRATKAIATGSDRGRVRVVAACMQDQESVSACFAGDQMGAFTWAVTSTLGQWKSIVDNGVAYLDVSHGNLLMRVRVLLGALSFEQIPVMSGPQDMKRQAFLYPGSLDGHGDAEIQPTETRSPRQLDTGTYQMNIEDGRQFAYIVATGANPPERMRTNTEYWYTNDEVVPKLKDADNGSITMIKLSDTPTMEWLPNWSRMDTRDTTQVIDWGRPSDTPIAYAAKDCAYLYQGTDNIDWALSFVLKHEDTQFRYLQYLTGKAGNVPCRLGSPLAFQRDMSGTFPQPGPQYSYTENHDD, encoded by the coding sequence ATGAACCAGAACTACGCATTGATCATCGGCGTCCACGAATACCGCGACTACGACCCTTCGGGCAATGCCGATATCCCCGGCGCGCGGAACGACGCCCGCGCCTGGGTGCGTTCGTGCTTGTCCATTGGTTTCTCCCCGCGGAGCATCCGCGTGCTCGCGTCGCCACCGCTCTCCGCTGCGGAACTTGGACCCGGCGCCGAGGGTGTGCAGTTCGGCGCGGCGGATCGCGATAGCATCATCGATGGGCTCACGTGGCTGTCGGAGCAAATCGGCGGAGACGCGGCCGCCACGGGATTGATGACGTTCTCCGGCCATGGCGACGCGGGTAATGACGGCTGCCCATTGCTTTGCCCTGCCAATCTCACGAATTCGCTCGAGGAGGTCATCGACGTGGCGGCGATCCGGGCCAAAGCCGCGGGCAAGGTCAAGGGCAACCTCACCGCGATGCTCGATTGCTGCCATGCGCAGGTCGAGCCGAGCAGCACGATCCGGGGCAAACTCCGCGCGACAAAGGCGATTGCAACGGGCAGCGATCGAGGGCGCGTTCGGGTCGTCGCTGCGTGCATGCAGGATCAGGAATCGGTGTCTGCGTGTTTTGCGGGCGATCAAATGGGCGCTTTCACGTGGGCCGTCACCTCGACGCTCGGACAGTGGAAATCCATCGTCGACAATGGCGTCGCCTATCTCGACGTGTCGCACGGCAATCTGCTCATGCGCGTGCGGGTATTGCTCGGAGCGCTGTCGTTCGAGCAGATCCCGGTCATGTCGGGGCCGCAGGATATGAAACGACAGGCGTTTTTGTATCCGGGCAGCTTGGATGGGCATGGGGACGCGGAGATCCAGCCGACGGAAACGCGGTCACCGAGGCAGCTCGATACGGGCACCTATCAGATGAATATCGAGGACGGCAGGCAATTCGCCTACATCGTGGCAACTGGCGCGAATCCCCCGGAGCGCATGAGAACAAACACAGAATATTGGTACACCAACGACGAGGTCGTGCCGAAGCTCAAGGACGCAGACAATGGATCCATCACCATGATAAAGCTGAGCGACACCCCTACGATGGAATGGCTGCCGAACTGGTCCAGGATGGACACGCGCGACACCACACAGGTCATAGACTGGGGACGTCCTTCGGACACTCCCATTGCGTATGCGGCAAAGGATTGTGCCTATCTCTACCAAGGGACCGACAATATTGACTGGGCACTTTCCTTCGTTCTGAAGCACGAGGACACGCAGTTTCGCTATTTGCAATACCTCACGGGAAAGGCGGGAAACGTCCCTTGCAGGCTTGGATCTCCTTTGGCGTTCCAAAGAGACATGTCGGGAACGTTCCCTCAGCCCGGCCCACAGTATTCTTACACCGAGAATCACGACGATTAG
- a CDS encoding PAS domain-containing protein: protein MTEASDVVSFKALFQTSPLALVILSVSGEVIAANAASRALVGERLAQGVRLDELTHPDDALALATALVRLGDGGAPASLTSRLRGDDKPAITWQVWRAPDRSELFAALSKTTVPEASAAEPTKTSEADDDIEKRVLHAMLDHIEILAWAVDKDGIYTFYDGKAAASIGASADMFLGKNVFDIFRDQISPAMRQAFAGSPERESINIMGAHWENWYVPVRDRRGELAGVIGISQNMNESQRIREELEARLALIERQQAVIRDLETPIIQVWDKVLTLPMIGIVDSKRAARLMDDLLQMVVRTSARFAILDLTGVEIVDTATASYLVQMIHAIRLLGAEGILTGIRPSVAQTVISLGVDLKGIPTHGTLRHGLAYCIRQLGGER from the coding sequence ATGACAGAAGCAAGCGATGTCGTTTCGTTCAAGGCCCTGTTTCAGACGAGTCCATTGGCGCTCGTGATCCTGAGCGTAAGCGGTGAAGTGATCGCAGCCAATGCGGCGTCCCGTGCCCTCGTGGGCGAGCGGCTCGCGCAAGGAGTGCGTCTCGACGAACTCACGCATCCCGATGATGCCCTCGCTCTTGCAACCGCCCTCGTACGCCTCGGCGACGGCGGCGCGCCCGCGAGCTTGACGAGCCGACTGCGCGGGGATGACAAACCCGCCATCACTTGGCAGGTTTGGCGCGCGCCTGATCGGTCGGAGTTGTTTGCCGCGCTATCGAAAACCACAGTGCCGGAGGCGTCTGCGGCCGAGCCGACGAAGACCTCAGAGGCCGATGACGATATCGAGAAGCGCGTCTTGCATGCCATGCTCGATCACATCGAAATCCTTGCGTGGGCCGTCGACAAGGACGGCATTTACACCTTTTACGACGGCAAGGCGGCGGCTTCCATTGGGGCATCGGCCGACATGTTTCTCGGGAAAAACGTTTTCGACATCTTCCGCGACCAGATAAGTCCTGCGATGCGCCAGGCCTTCGCGGGCTCTCCCGAGCGCGAATCGATCAACATCATGGGGGCTCACTGGGAAAACTGGTACGTACCGGTGCGCGACCGCCGGGGCGAGCTCGCAGGGGTGATTGGCATTTCGCAGAACATGAACGAGAGCCAGCGCATTCGTGAGGAGCTCGAGGCGCGGCTTGCGCTGATCGAGCGGCAGCAGGCGGTGATCCGCGACCTCGAGACGCCGATCATTCAGGTTTGGGACAAGGTGTTGACCTTGCCGATGATTGGCATCGTGGATAGCAAGCGCGCCGCGCGCCTCATGGACGACTTGCTACAAATGGTCGTGCGAACATCGGCGCGTTTTGCCATTCTCGATTTGACCGGCGTCGAAATTGTGGATACGGCGACGGCATCCTATTTGGTGCAGATGATTCATGCGATTCGCCTGCTCGGCGCCGAGGGCATTCTCACGGGGATTCGTCCCTCCGTGGCGCAAACGGTGATTTCGCTCGGGGTCGACCTGAAGGGAATTCCGACGCACGGCACCTTGCGACACGGACTTGCGTATTGCATTCGCCAGCTTGGCGGGGAGCGCTAG